GCTTGGGGATCTGAGAGATGGAAAAGAAGGGACCAAAGACCACAGCCAATAACTGCAAATGGACATGCACACTGCACTGGGTTCTCTTAACCTTCtgcttctcctcttcctctgcaggACACAATCCTACCCACTTTGGCCGGACAACCATCGCCAACATCCCAACTCAGTAGGTGCTCCCGCAGGCAggggggctgtgtgtgctgctgctgtggtgggcactgctgggagcacCTAGGCACAGAACTCATCACagcccagtgctggggacagggacaggtccATGTGAGCCACACACCACTCACACTGGCTCTCCTGTCTCTCTGTACTACATGAGCACAGTTAGGGCAGCCAAGACAGTGGCACTGCTCTTGCACCCCACTGCTGGCAGAAGTGCTCTTGGGGATGTTGTGTAGCTGCGTTTCTGTAGGATCTCAGTCAACAGCCTGGGTGCTGCCCCTCAAGTTCCTGGGGTGAGTGTCTgacagctggcactgggaggtCCTGCTGGGTGGAAGAGGGGCCATGAGTGAGATGCTGAGTGCCAAGCTGGTCCTTGTGCCACATGCTCACCACAGTGCTCACTGATCCCCACTTCCTCTCTTCCAGAGACCGTCTTCTGTGGCTGCACAGCATCTTCGCCCTAATCTATTTTATCTTCACCATCCTTTGTATGGCTCACCACTCTGTCCACCTGGAATACAGAGAGAATGAGAAGGTGAGAAACCACCCCTCCTCCAACCCTGCCTTGTTCAGTGCTGCTAATGGCCAACTTCTTGTTTTGCACAAATGCTGGTCCCAGTAGGTACAGAGGTTTTTAGGAACAGCATGAaactgggctggcagggaaaggtgtggctgattttcaccagcTTCTGGATAAAGTGACAGCCTGGAGGCAAATCTCTCTCTCTTGTCTTGTATCTTGAGACTGTAGTTCTGCTGTATCCATCTGTCTGGGGTATGGCATTatctggctgtgccctcagggTTTGGGACTGGGCATTGAGGAGATCTGTGCTGACTTGCCTCTGGGGTGGCAGCTGGTGGCCCAGCTCGCTGCTGGGTGGACAGGATAGCAGCATTATATCCTGCATCTCCATCCTGCAGATCCATCCTGCAGATCTCTTTGCCTCTTCTCTTCCCCAAGGTTGCCCGGACACTGATGGTTACCCACATCCCCAAGGAGATCACAGACCCTTCACTTATCATCAAGCATTTCCAGTGAGTAGCCATGTGCCACAGCCTTGCTGGGTGAGTGGCAGGCAGGTGGCAgggagtgtccctgtcccctggctgcTGGTGCCACCATGTCCTTGTGCTTGCAGCGAGGCTTATCCCAGCTGCACCGTCACCAATGTCCAGTTCTGCTTTGACGTGCGCAAGCTGATGAAGCTGGATGCAGAGAGGTGAGTGCATGCACGTCCGTGTTGCCTCTCTGGGAgtgtgtgctgctcctgcccaccacACCAAGGCACCCAGTCTGGGTTTATGTTTGTCTGTCTGGTGCTCCCCACATGACCTTTGCTATTGGCTTCCTGGCAGGCGCAAAGCAATGAAGGGGCGGCTTTATTTCACCACCAAGGCACAGAAGGAGGGGAAGATCATGATCAAAACTCACCCCTGCGCCCGCATCTTCTGCTGCCGCTTCTGTGGCTTTGATGAGGTAggaggctgcaggcagggctgcagacaGCACACGTGCACCACGGGCAAGGCAGAGCATGGCAGcttgtccctgccccagccccgtgcacagcacagccctggctgctcccacaggTGGATGCTGAGCAGTATTACggggagctggaggagaagctCACAGATGAGTTCAATGCGGAGCGCAACCGCATCACACTCAAGCGGCTTGATATGGCCTTCGTCACCTTCCAGGACGAGCGGATGACAGCTGTGTGAGTGCCCCTCATGCACAGGCTATGGGGATGTCCTTTAGCCTGTTGGCCACCACTGCCAGAGAGCTGGGGCACCTTGCCAGCTTTTCCCACCAAAGCCAGGCAGTTGTTGATCTCTTCTATGCCTCTGCCATCTGCGGCATTACCTGCCCTGTTAAGGCTGTGGGAAGCATCTCGCAAGAAGTGAGACCTGACCCCTGGCTTCCTCTTCCTGCAGGATTTTGAAGGACTACAGCCACATCCACTGCCGCAAGCACCCCCAGCAGTCCTCTGTCACCACCGTGGTCAAGTCACACCACTGGGGTGTTCGCTATGCCCCTTCACCCAGTGATATCATCTGGTGAACCCCCACGGCagaagggagggaggcagggggaACAAGCAGATATGGGGAAGCCCATGTCCATACCTATAAGGAGCCCATGTACCTGGCTATAAGGAGCCTATGCCCATAGCTATAGGGAGCCCATATAGCTGTAGGAAACCTGTGTCTGTATCTGTAGGACACTTTCCAAGGGTGATGGGGGCTGAAAATCCCTCCTATTGCCATAGCAGAAGTCAGCAGGGTCAATTGGGGTGATCCTCCAAAGGTGGCAGGGCCCAGCCAGCTGAGATTAGGGGTGATTGCCAGACTCTGATTTGTCTGGCCTGGTTCCAAAGCCTCCTGATGGTATGAACCTCCACTGTGGCTATTCTCTGGTTTGGGGGGCTCTGCATACAACAGCAAAGCAGCgaggggaggggaagagggCAAGCTCAGAACAATGTCTGCCAGGATGGGTAGTGCAGatagcaggaggcagagcttcATGAAGCTATGATGGGAGGCCCAGGACACAGGGcatttcttcctcctcatcATGTTCAAGTTGTGTTTTCCTCTTACAGGGAGAATTTATCAGTCCGCGGCACATCGTGGTGGGTGCGATTCATTCTGCTTAATATCTGCCTGTTCatccttcttttcttcctcacaACGCCAGCCATCATTGTCAACACTATGGACATGTTCAATGTCACACACCCTGTGGAGAGCCTCAAGGTAGTCCCTAACCCATGCCAATTTTCCTGAAAGTTTGTAATTTCCAGGCTTATCTGTGACAGGTGGAGGGCACTAGCTCTACACTGTCCTAAGATAAGCCATCACCAGGATGGGCATTGATGGGAAACAAAGTCATTGATGAGATCGTGTCTGTGCTTGCTATCCATCCCCTTCTCATTGTGTTTCcagtggcagagccctggggcagcaccTGAGCTTTGGTGCTGGTGCCTCCATGGAGGCAGGCAGGTTGCTGTCCATTcaaaaagaaacatttggaAAGAGCCCAGGAGAtgtcaggagctgccagcagcacagccccttcTTGCTCATTGACCTGTGAGCTTTTGGGTGGGCACTGGGGCTCAGAACATGGCTGTGGTGCCCTTGGCTGGTCTCAAGTTCTTATTTCCTGAAACAAATGCCCCTGCTCAGGGAGGGGATGCTCCAGCCTACCTGCTGCACAGACCATTGTGTGCAgtctccagcctggctgtgctgtggtggGTTGCTGAGGGGGTGTTTGGCCTCTCTCTTCCTGCAGAACCCCATCATCACCCAGTTTTTCCCCAcgctgctgctctgggccttCTCCgtcttcctgcccttccttgTCTACTACTCAGCATTCTTCGAGTCTCACTGGACAAGGTAATGTGCTGACCCCCACagtcccccagggctgccacagATGGGAGGAACTGCAGTGGAAGGGGAacccagcctgcagggaggcAGGCAGTGAGCAGTAGACCCCCacagtggagcagagcccccTGGGTCCGTGCACAAAGGAGCCATTTGCTTCCCAAAGTCCTCAACACTTTCAGGCTACTGACAAAGTCAGTTGGTTTTAAGATGGATCTTGAAGATGGAAGAAGTTTGTAAGAGGGATGGTGTGATGGTggactggcagcagcagggccatcccaggcATGCTTCCAGTCCTCCAAGGCAGAGGTATAGGTTCATGATGCCCAAAGTAGGGGAAACTGCCCAGCTCCTACAAGGAGCTCTCTTTGTCTTGACCCTCCATcagccacaagccctgtgcctcATCTGATAAGTCTTTGCAGGAGCTTTGTCACCACATCCCTTCTTTTTTCTGGAGGAAACAGGTTATGAATTCACACTAGACCCCCACCTGCCTCTTGTTGGGTGTCTATACCAGCAGGGATGGTAGGAGAGGGCAAAGATGAAGGAGATGAGAGGCTACAGCAGATTCCTCATGGTGACACACCCTAGCCTAGGAGAGTCTTTGCAAGGCCCCAGTGGATGTACAGACCAAATGCACACAGCATTGTGAAGCAGGGAGTAACTCCTTGGTGAAAAGCGAGACCaagcccagcccctcaccccaCCTTCTGCTCTTTCCCAAAAAAGTGCAATGTTCTTTTCTTGTCTTCCCTCTCTGCAGGTCAAGTGAAAATCAGATCACCATGCACAAGTGCTTCTTCTTCCTGGTGTTCATGGTCATCATCCTGCCCTCGCTGGGTCTGAGCAGGTACAAACCACCCTGCcatgctgctctccctgctcctgagctGCCAGGATCACACCTAGGCCCCTCACCCCTGCAATCCAGCCCCAAAGGGCTAACATCCCATTGCCCTCCAAAACACAGCAATCTCTGGGGAGGAAAACACTCCTTTAGCAGTGCTGAGCCACTCATACATGGTCACATCTGGGAACTTTCCTGCAGAGGAGTGGAGCAGAGCAGTTTACCAGGCTGCCATAGCTGACCCAAGGGGGCTGGTGGCAGTGATCAGCTGCTGCTTGGGTTCAGCAGACCCTAAAAGGACCTGGTCAGGTCCTGCATAGCTCCAGCTACAGTAATCCTGGCGGCCATCCAGGAGGGGAGCACACACTCCACAGTGGTCTCGTGTGGCAgaaggggctgccctggcagtgtaGGGTGCAGAGGGTTTTGCCTGCTCAggacaggggaaaaaagcacGTGCCTGCTGGGTGTCTCACATCACTCTGTAGCTCCCCCTCTGTCTGAGCTGCTCCTCTTCTGTCCTCTCCAGCCTGGACCTGTTTTTCCGCTGGCTCTTCGACACCCACTTTCTGGATGAGGCTGAAGTCAAGTTCCAGTGAGTAGCAGGAAGCTCCCAAACTTCCCAGGCAAGCGGGAGCACCTGTTGTCCACCGCCAGCAGCTCTTGCACCTCCTGCCTGAGCATTCTCTCACTGTGTCACCTctctgtccctggggcaggtgtGTTTTCCTCCCAGACAATGGCGCCTTCTTCGTCAACTACGTAGTGACCTCCAGCCTGATTGGGAcggccatggagctgctgcgcATCCCAGGCCTCCTCGTCTACACTGCTCGCCTCTGCTTCGCCAAGTCCGAGCCCGAGCGGCTCCATGTCAAGCGGGTATGTGGCTCTGGTCACCCGGGAGCCTTTGtgaccccagcacagcagagatgcACGCACTGGAAACTCAGGCTGTCGTGGTTCTCTGGGGATGCTTATGGGGACTTCTTCAGGCCCCTTGGGGGCTAGTGGGGGTGAGGCAGTCCCATGGGCCAGGTGCAAGTGCAGGCTTTGCAGTGACAGAGGTGGCAATTACTCTGTTGGTTGTGCCCCAGAGCCAAGCATACCAGTTCCAGTTTGGACTAGAGTACGCCTGGACCTGCTGTATCTTCTCTGTTGTCATGACCTACAGCATCACATGCCCCATCATTGTCCCCTTTGGTGAGTATGATCCCATGCCCATGGTCCCAGCCATGCCAAGAACAGCCTCtcccaggcaccagcagcagcacgggAGTGCAGGCTTCCTGCATGGTACAGGAGGGCACCCTTGGGCATCGTTCCCAGGGcttgccctgctctccctgttgCCTGGCTGTCCTCACTGCCATCCATCCAAATGGCTCCTCTTGTCCAACCAGGGTTGCTCTACATGCTGCTCAAGCACATGGTTGACCGGTACAACATTTACTATGTGTACATCCCCACCAAACTGAACCAGCGCCTCCACGTCGCCGCCATCAGCCAGGTCGTGGTGGCCCCCATCCTCTGCATGTTCTGGCTGCTCTTCTTCTCCGTCCTGCGCCTCGGTagggagagcctggggctgtgccctgccactGCTAAGGGTCCTGTCTGGTGTTTGGGGGTGACAAGCCACTGGTGTCTCCCTTGAGTTAGGCGTGGCATGGAGGGTGATAAGGGTAGTGTGAAGACCTGGCAGATGAAGGAGGTGTCAGCTTGTATTTTGGGAAGGGGGTTGAGAGCTTGTAAAACCCAAAGTAGGCACCAGCCTGGGGCTCAGCTGGACATGCAGCAGGTTCTTGGAGGCTTATGTGCTGCCCCAGTGTCTCTGTGCTATAGGTCCCACCCGGCCTGTCACCCTCTTCACCTTTGTGGTCCTCCTTTCCTGCATCATCTTCTCcttctttggcctctgcctgaAGAAGCTGCAGCCACGGAAACCATCAAGCTACCAGGTGAGCGCAGCCAGCCACTCACTCTGTTCCTTCACTCCTGGCCTGCCATGGGGGATCTGAGATAGCACCTGGCTGTCCCTAGTCAAAGCTGGGCCCTTCCAACCATGATTTCCTCATGGCCTCCTTCCCCTCAGATGTCTGACCAGTCTGAGGGCGCCTTCAATGATGTGGAGCGGAGCAGTGTTTCCTCCACCCCTAACTCCAATGTGAgtacccctccccagccctgctgtggccaTCTGCTCTCGCTCCCCTGGGTCCTGATGGCCCCCTGC
The Agelaius phoeniceus isolate bAgePho1 chromosome 6, bAgePho1.hap1, whole genome shotgun sequence DNA segment above includes these coding regions:
- the TMEM63C gene encoding osmosensitive cation channel TMEM63C; protein product: MESTYSTEPAPDGAGLTSLDMLIFLEAPVNSTEEQCFSARSHSTVLEGLPFGGVPTVLAINFILWLLLLLIFSCLRKAAWDYGRLALLMDNDSLTSLFYGEQSEKEKSPSESSPLDADNKDVGFCSWLLSIYQMKDEEIQSKCGIDATTYLSFQRHLLVLLMLVCVLSVAVILPVNFSGDLLGHNPTHFGRTTIANIPTQDRLLWLHSIFALIYFIFTILCMAHHSVHLEYRENEKVARTLMVTHIPKEITDPSLIIKHFHEAYPSCTVTNVQFCFDVRKLMKLDAERRKAMKGRLYFTTKAQKEGKIMIKTHPCARIFCCRFCGFDEVDAEQYYGELEEKLTDEFNAERNRITLKRLDMAFVTFQDERMTAVILKDYSHIHCRKHPQQSSVTTVVKSHHWGVRYAPSPSDIIWENLSVRGTSWWVRFILLNICLFILLFFLTTPAIIVNTMDMFNVTHPVESLKNPIITQFFPTLLLWAFSVFLPFLVYYSAFFESHWTRSSENQITMHKCFFFLVFMVIILPSLGLSSLDLFFRWLFDTHFLDEAEVKFQCVFLPDNGAFFVNYVVTSSLIGTAMELLRIPGLLVYTARLCFAKSEPERLHVKRSQAYQFQFGLEYAWTCCIFSVVMTYSITCPIIVPFGLLYMLLKHMVDRYNIYYVYIPTKLNQRLHVAAISQVVVAPILCMFWLLFFSVLRLGPTRPVTLFTFVVLLSCIIFSFFGLCLKKLQPRKPSSYQMSDQSEGAFNDVERSSVSSTPNSNLFVATVLQEPELSLTPAASPAHQSYGTMGNHLEPAEDGEDGGLQSFETELETVEGEYRSGPVIESQARYQ